The stretch of DNA TGTTTTTCTCTTAACAAGGCTGATAAGAACTTGAAACCTGGatgttaagaggattcaaatcttTTGTTGAGGAAATGGAAGATTTAGATTTAAGTGTGAGTGAAATGCCATTGTTATATCTTTATAATGGTGTATGCACATGAATTAAATAAAAAACGTTTTGAAATAAATCAGGGATCATAGTTCATCCTAGTATGCTTCTCTGTTGATGTTAGATTTATGACTTCTAACATAGTGCGTTTATTTTCTTATGAATACATATTATGTGGAAGTTTAGATTTATTATAAAAAGTAGGTATGAAATTTAACAGAAACCAATTTAGATGGTATTTTTCTAATTTTCACATTTGCGCAATATGGTATGAAGCTTACATACTGGTAGTTATGAAACAATGCAGCCAACAAATTTGATCCATCTTAAACTGAGAACTTCACTAGAATTTGTTTGGATCAAAGGACATAGTTGTTCTATACTATTCAAGGTAGTAAGGCAATGATTTACTTAATTTTGGTTGTATTAAACCAAAGAGCTCATCATTTGTAAAACCAAGGCTAGTGTGAACAATtgttgttattttttatttttaattctggAAGACATTcatattgtgtttatgttttttgTGTTATTTACTTGCTCCACCCATAATAGTTGGGAAAATTAGGAAGACATGATATATTAATATGAATTCTGCTTGAGAATTGTTATTCGTGCTCATTGACATGCATTGAAATAGAGTTATTTAGTTTTTATTGTGAAGCACAAACACTTCAAAATGCTTCCGGTGTTTGTTAAATGGCAATACTTGTCAGATACATGCTGACATACATTATTACTTCAAAAGCACATATTTACTTTGTTAAACATCTTCATTAGGCTTCACATGTTGAATATTAGCAGCATCATGTATTTTGAACTTCTGGTCTATCATGATGTTATTATCCTCTTTAAtgttttgtaaaattattgccTTGTCATACCTTTCAAAAATAGCACATTTTGCTACCTACGTGTCTTGTGTCTTTCTCCATGCTTCATAGCATTTTTGGAATGAGAACAACTTTAGTTTAGTGATTTGATGGAGTTCCTGCTTTGCAGTTGGTAAACTTTTGCTTCGTAAGAACACAAGTTTCAGATTCTAGTGTTTGAAGAGATCCAGTATTTTAACGACTTTTGCTGTTTCTGTAAATAACTTTCACATGAAAATTAGGAATGTTTCAGGCAATTACCTCATTTGGATCCAAATGTGGTCTAGGTTTGGTTGCGTCCTTCCATTTCGGGTCATGTTTCTTTTAGTCAAGTCGGGTTGATGTCAATTGCATGTAGGTTGTTCTTTCACAACTTGACCAAGTCCCATTAACATGGCAATTCCCTGAGTTCTGCTGTTGTTTTTCATGGAAGTGCCTGCCCTTGGGTAGAAAAAGTCAAAAGGTGATTAATGTGTTTCAAAAATTGATTCATGAAATTTGTGTGCTTTAACAGGAGTAGCTCTTGGATATGTTCACTTTGATGTGATATGTAGATGGCACCATTCAGTTACTCATGAAATAGATTACTTTTAGGCTTTTATCAACTAGTATTAGAATTGTTGTGCTTGATATTTATCTGTCTTTTTCGTATTCCTGTAGTTGGATAAAGCATGCAGTTTGAGCATATTTAATTCTCTTATGTCCATGTTTTCTCATATATCCTGGTCATTTTTTATGCTTCTCAGGCCTCAGACAATGCTCCATTTTATGGTGTTTGCCTGCATGTCCAGGAGATAGTTCAGAGAGCACCAGGTATTTTAGGTGCTGTTTCGCCCCTCCCCCATTCTTCTTGCAAGTCTAGCCGGTTCTTGGTTTCTGCTCCACGTTGTTATTGCTTACTTACAAGAGTCCCTTTTTTTGAGCTCCATTATGAGATGCTGAACAGGTTTGCCTTTGTTCACTCTAGTTAATATGATATATTCAAATATTAtgcttttttattaattttttctcTCACACACTGTTGGTCTCTAAGTGTTCTGTCATTTTAGTACCTGATGCTTATCGTACTTTGTATTCTCTGACAGCATAATTGCACAGGAGCGCCTTGACAGGATAACACATTTTGTTAGTGAAATGGCTGTTACAGATTCTATCTCACATGGGGTCACAATTCCTGAACAATTATATGAGAATTCTGAATCCCCCAATAAGCTATTGTTTAGTAGTTGGATGGAATATGCTATACCTATTGATAGTGTATCCAGTCTTGTTTCTTCATCGGTTTTTCCACTGGAGAGGGAGGTGTCACCCTCTCCATGTAGGACTTTGGAATCTCATTCCCCAGAATCTGCCAGTGAAGCTTCAGATTTTTGTCACCTGAGGGAACTAGATCGGGAAACTAGAAGGGTTTGGCAACACTATGATGATAATATATCTGAGACATCAGGATCACGTTCTGATAGTTTTGAAAGATTAAATGGATGCTTTGACAATGGGCAGACTTCACCAGATATTGGCATGATGTACTCTTCTGCAAGTGGCAGACTACACCGTGTGGAAAGCTTGGAGTCTGTGTACAGGTGGTAGAAAttcttattttagattttttttatctttttttattttgtgaaAGACAATATTTATTATCCTAATTCATCTTTCGAGTTCTTTTTCCAATACTAGATGCCAAACTTCTATTATCTTTTTAGCATCATGGAGTAAATAGCCTATCTGAAGATGATGATATTCTTATCCATTCCAATGTTTGAATGAGTTTAAGTGGTTTTGGACAGTTCAGTTAGAGATGTGggatctgatgatgatgatgatgaatatgAGTTAAACTCCAAGCAAGAAACAAGTGTTGGTGATGAAAAAGTGATGGAGTGGGCTAAGGTACTTTGTTTGACTTTGAAATGAGAAATGGTAGTTTCTACTATGTCCCTATGTTCTTTTAAACCAAAGCTTTTGCTATCTTTGTTGCAGGCCAATAATAATGAACCTTTACAGATTGTTTGTGGCTATCATGCTCTTCCTCTCCCACCTCGAGGAGGTGAAATCATATTTAACCCGCTGGAGCATCTACAGCCCATCAAGTATTGCCGACCTTCGGTATCATCTCTTGGGTTCGATGGTATATCTAATGCAGTTCCTTCTTCACCAAAACAAGCTATTGAGGTAAAGTCTGCCATCTGTACAGCCACTCTATTTAGTGGTCTGTTCCCTTTTTTTCTCTAGTTCTTTTGTTTAACTTGATTTTCTAAAGCTGAAGTTATTCGACAAGGTTAACACACGATTAGCAGTTGCTGAAGAAGCTCTTGCATTGTCAATCTGGACTACTTCTACAATTTGCCATTCTTTATCTCTTGAAACCGTGAGTTTTCCATACCTGACAGATCAGCGGGTGTAATATTTTGGGCCATGATagagttttatttatttttcagttTTCTATTTACCTATTGCATCAGTGGGTATGAAATGATTACACAGATAAAATTCTGTCCTTGAGTTGATTTTTAGTTTGATCATTGTTTTAACTTGAGCTTGGTAATTCTGGTTTGGTACTTATTTGATCTAATTGTTGAATGATAAATTAGTTGTTTTGGATACTTTAATATATTGGACTAAATGCTATcacaaattgcttgtgttatgtatcTGCATACTCAACCACATGTTTTACTGGTTCTCATTTTTTTCGTGTATGATAATCTACTCTGAAGGGAAAACTGATGGAGTTTCTCTTTCAGGTTTTGACACTCTTTGCTGGAGTTCTATTGGAAAAGCAAATTGTTGTCATATGCCCAAACTTGGTTTGTCTACTGTCTAAGCTATCTTTTGTTGTCATGAATCAAATTTCAGTGCTTGTGTTTATACTTAGTCCAGGGTGACATTAATAAACTAAGTGCAGGGTGTCCTCTCAGCCATAGTGTTGTCCATCATACCCATGATTCGTCCATTCCAGTGGCATAGCTTGTTGCTTCCGGTGGGTTTATTAGCCTAAATCTCCTTTCAGGAAAAAGCTTTTGTACTTTTACAGACATTTACATCTATATTTTTGCCTTTAAGAATTAGAGACTTGCATTTGATttgattgtcttacattcatttgTTGACCATCTGAAATATATTCCTTCTCATGGAAGGTGACTATTAGACTATCAGACTAATTTGAGAAAAGACAATCTTTTTAAGTTAAATTTTACATTTATTATGAACTTTTAACTTCGTTCATGGTGGTGTAGCACCATATTTCCTCTTTATGACTTGGATTCACTATCACTTCTTAATTTAGTATCCATAGGCAAACTTTCACATATGATCTTTTATGATGGCTATATGGAATCAGTTGAGGGCACTATATTATCAAGCTGTGACATGTTTGTTTGTTCGTCTTTATTATGTCTTACAACTCTTCTGTGATATGAAAAGAAATGTAGTTTCGCAATTCATAAGTTTTTGTGCTAGCTATATTTTAAACTGTTCCTGTTTGTCTGCATCATCGTTTGTTGCTTCACATTGGGTCTTCAATGTTATTTGAGAGAGTTGGGTTACTTCTAAACTCATTTCTTGATGGAACCATGACTTTCTACATTATGGAGTTGTGGTTTTCACTGAGCTTATCTGAAGTGTGTTTCTGAACCAAAAAGAGGCATTCAGAACCGCTAGTATAAATTTATCCTTTGGGCAAAAGTTCTCTGATTAAGCTTTTGCTAATACCACTGGCACTTTGAACCACTTTTTTGCTTTCATATCTTAGTTCCTAAGTGCTTGGACAGTCTCTATGATTCTATTAGataatttcaagaagaaaaacatgcatttttttcataaaattaaCATGATGCTTGTACTGATAACTATAGCATATTGCCTACTCAAATGAATAAACTTATTTAGAATGACTTTTATATGATGTCTCTTGATATCAATTACAGTCtgccttattttttatttattatagtcAAACATTTTTGTAAGTTTTTCTTGTTAATGATACAGGTAGGAGTAAGAAGCTTAACTTGAAATTTCTTTTCAAGGATTAGGAAGTGTTATTGTAGATACTGTATTTTTAAGATCTAATGATATGTCCTTTAAATAGATTTTATATTAATTCTTTTGCTAATTTTAGGAATTTGAACCAACTATGATATTACATTTTCCAGATTCTACCAAAAAAGATGTTGGACTTTCTTGATGCTCCAGTTCCATATATTGTAAGTTTTCTCATCCGTTTCTTGCTTTTTTTTCTTGTATTGTAATTGTCCTCATCAatgcttatatttatttttcttcatttcttgaagaaacttcaatGTCATTTCATGAAATGGTTTCTGTTTGAAATAACTGAGATCTAAAGTCCTTGTCCAATTGAGTGGTCAAAGATAACCCAACCCAATTCTTTATGGAAGAAATGCTCAAAGAACTCTATTATGCCTGCTGACATATTTGCGGGCAGTATGTATACCTTCACTTTGCAGATTTTGTTCT from Musa acuminata AAA Group cultivar baxijiao chromosome BXJ2-11, Cavendish_Baxijiao_AAA, whole genome shotgun sequence encodes:
- the LOC135626549 gene encoding uncharacterized protein LOC135626549 isoform X1; the encoded protein is MEEALGDDQGDRPSPDDLPVEAAGPSAGGEVAPRVPRASASSAPVSRCSSPLARIRQAGHARSNSFQKWRWHMQRAWRWGPGGGGSGLGSGSREQSVRATINFEMMANQKRQWYQIKAKSRDHMQHNEPSSLYEHFFIVGLHSYANVEAIEEAFAKRKTWESEVAKSEILDLRKLQYHGCIPTLEPQILFKYPPGKRAAMRENELPAFCFPEGVKARLLERTPSMSDLNEVVFGQEHLSRDDLAFVFCLKASDNAPFYGVCLHVQEIVQRAPGILGAVSPLPHSSCKSSRFLVSAPRCYCLLTRVPFFELHYEMLNSIIAQERLDRITHFVSEMAVTDSISHGVTIPEQLYENSESPNKLLFSSWMEYAIPIDSVSSLVSSSVFPLEREVSPSPCRTLESHSPESASEASDFCHLRELDRETRRVWQHYDDNISETSGSRSDSFERLNGCFDNGQTSPDIGMMYSSASGRLHRVESLESVYSSVRDVGSDDDDDEYELNSKQETSVGDEKVMEWAKANNNEPLQIVCGYHALPLPPRGGEIIFNPLEHLQPIKYCRPSVSSLGFDGISNAVPSSPKQAIELKLFDKVNTRLAVAEEALALSIWTTSTICHSLSLETVLTLFAGVLLEKQIVVICPNLGVLSAIVLSIIPMIRPFQWHSLLLPILPKKMLDFLDAPVPYIVGLQHKPTNIKMKTANLIQINVSKEKVKACSMPRLPGYKELVSDLGPIHARLSCENSIAKRHPVYKCSEVQAEAAGQFLNAMRRYLESLCSNLRSHTITNVQSNNDKVSLLLKDSFIDSFPTKDRQFVKLFVETQLFSVLSDSRLSRYETE
- the LOC135626549 gene encoding uncharacterized protein LOC135626549 isoform X2 — protein: MEEALGDDQGDRPSPDDLPVEAAGPSAGGEVAPRVPRASASSAPVSRCSSPLARIRQAGHARSNSFQKWRWHMQRAWRWGPGGGGSGLGSGSREQSVRATINFEMMANQKRQWYQIKAKSRDHMQHNEPSSLYEHFFIVGLHSYANVEAIEEAFAKRKTWESEVAKSEILDLRKLQYHGCIPTLEPQILFKYPPGKRAAMRENELPAFCFPEGVKARLLERTPSMSDLNEVVFGQEHLSRDDLAFVFCLKASDNAPFYGVCLHVQEIVQRAPGILGAVSPLPHSSCKSSRFLVSAPRCYCLLTRVPFFELHYEMLNSIIAQERLDRITHFVSEMAVTDSISHGVTIPEQLYENSESPNKLLFSSWMEYAIPIDSVSSLVSSSVFPLEREVSPSPCRTLESHSPESASEASDFCHLRELDRETRRVWQHYDDNISETSGSRSDSFERLNGCFDNGQTSPDIGMMYSSASGRLHRVESLESVYSSVRDVGSDDDDDEYELNSKQETSVGDEKVMEWAKANNNEPLQIVCGYHALPLPPRGGEIIFNPLEHLQPIKYCRPSVSSLGFDGISNAVPSSPKQAIEVNTRLAVAEEALALSIWTTSTICHSLSLETVLTLFAGVLLEKQIVVICPNLGVLSAIVLSIIPMIRPFQWHSLLLPILPKKMLDFLDAPVPYIVGLQHKPTNIKMKTANLIQINVSKEKVKACSMPRLPGYKELVSDLGPIHARLSCENSIAKRHPVYKCSEVQAEAAGQFLNAMRRYLESLCSNLRSHTITNVQSNNDKVSLLLKDSFIDSFPTKDRQFVKLFVETQLFSVLSDSRLSRYETE
- the LOC135626549 gene encoding uncharacterized protein LOC135626549 isoform X3, producing the protein MEEALGDDQGDRPSPDDLPVEAAGPSAGGEVAPRVPRASASSAPVSRCSSPLARIRQAGHARSNSFQKWRWHMQRAWRWGPGGGGSGLGSGSREQSVRATINFEMMANQKRQWYQIKAKSRDHMQHNEPSSLYEHFFIVGLHSYANVEAIEEAFAKRKTWESEVAKSEILDLRKLQYHGCIPTLEPQILFKYPPGKRAAMRENELPAFCFPEGVKEHLSRDDLAFVFCLKASDNAPFYGVCLHVQEIVQRAPGILGAVSPLPHSSCKSSRFLVSAPRCYCLLTRVPFFELHYEMLNSIIAQERLDRITHFVSEMAVTDSISHGVTIPEQLYENSESPNKLLFSSWMEYAIPIDSVSSLVSSSVFPLEREVSPSPCRTLESHSPESASEASDFCHLRELDRETRRVWQHYDDNISETSGSRSDSFERLNGCFDNGQTSPDIGMMYSSASGRLHRVESLESVYSSVRDVGSDDDDDEYELNSKQETSVGDEKVMEWAKANNNEPLQIVCGYHALPLPPRGGEIIFNPLEHLQPIKYCRPSVSSLGFDGISNAVPSSPKQAIELKLFDKVNTRLAVAEEALALSIWTTSTICHSLSLETVLTLFAGVLLEKQIVVICPNLGVLSAIVLSIIPMIRPFQWHSLLLPILPKKMLDFLDAPVPYIVGLQHKPTNIKMKTANLIQINVSKEKVKACSMPRLPGYKELVSDLGPIHARLSCENSIAKRHPVYKCSEVQAEAAGQFLNAMRRYLESLCSNLRSHTITNVQSNNDKVSLLLKDSFIDSFPTKDRQFVKLFVETQLFSVLSDSRLSRYETE